One Glycine max cultivar Williams 82 chromosome 8, Glycine_max_v4.0, whole genome shotgun sequence genomic window, TCACCCATTGTTTTAGCATTTGATAAATAAGTTAATGAAATGAGTTATAAgctaattaaaatgaattatgaagAACTCATATATATAGACTCTTCCAAATGTGGCATCTAAAGCTTATCCAAGTTCACAGGATTCTAACAGttcatttgttattttattttttctttaatgttgACATATAAGTTTATCATAAAAGTCGTTATGCAATCATACGCgcttttttacttgaattacATTGGAAAGTGATAAAACAAAGGGCATGccgataaataaataaataaaaaaaaacgagTATATGAATCTAGCTACTTTTGGACCAAAATATCATTTGATATTGTGCCCACTGATTTAGGTAAGAGCTATGGATGTCCAAGTGCCATCCTTCAGATCATTGGTGGAGCTGAAGGAAACATTTTCTAGGATAAATTTATTTGTGCCCTAGTATAAGAAGATATCACCTATATTTGAACCATCCCAACTTTTTATTGGGCCAAATACACCTTTAAAGATCCAATTTGAATCCATAAAAATACACCACCGAAGAGAGGTAAACAAACTGAAGTCAAATTATGGGAATTACTTCCTATACCACCTATTTTGCTTCCAGCACCCCAGAAAAACCAAACAGACAACAATACCCTCACTAGGCACCCTGTGTCCCTTAGAAGTCAAGCTTCCATAACCACCGTGAGCATCGACGTCGCGCCGTTCGCAAATGATTTTGCATCCTCCTCAACGCACACATGAATGGACATACACGAGGAACAGGGGGAATAAAGTAGGACAGATGCAAAGGGGGTGTGGAATTTACACGAAAAAGAGAAATGTGTCACCTATACACTTCTAGAATATCTATTTTAGAATAAGATTTTCATAttctgaaataatttttttgattatttatcaatattaattttagaataCCTATTAAGGAATATGATAAACTCGTTATCAATCACCTAggtttttcaattatttatccCTATTTcagaatatttattatgaaatatgataaacataaaaaatatgagagaaaaaaaattacatataatttcTGTTATAATTCATGTGGCGGTGGATTGGtggtattaattattaaatatgggCCCGTCTATAATCAAGGGTCAATTTTCTTCTCCATTCCATTGGTTGTATTTCTTGCGAGTACTTGTACAACTTTGTCACTCAACCTGTCTTGTCTATTGTTTCTTCTAGATCTATAACTATTAGAAATCTAATCGAAAACATTAAcatcatcaaatatttattgaagttcatcacaaaatgaaaatgtcATAGATTTGCTCTGGTAGTTGCCATTTGAACCCTAGGCGTGGTTCTATCCCAATCCTAAGGGGATTCATTGGTTATATATTTTGTTGGGTCCTAAAAACGCTCTAACAATTTAGTGTTATAAATcagtttaaaaattcaaaatcaagtgTATATCATTTTGTGAAAAAATGTAGCATATAGTTAAGATCTAAATTTCTCAAATCATCTAAATGAAGCACTATTGATCATgtgtttaatattttgtttaaaatttcttGGACAATAGTTTGATAAAAACATGTATCCCTTATGACATTTGcgcaaatcataattttaaaatttcaaatgataACCACATATGATATCACCTACAGCCATGGCAAGATGTTATCAAGTCCGTCCTTTTcctgtttttttctttatttttaaaaaaaatatcagcatgaagttaatcatttttattgtatttcgatatacaaataaacaaatgtGCTTATTGAATAAGCACTTTATCACGTATAAGTAGAATTTACAGGATgagttttaaattgtttttaacatatatgtgattgaaaagaaaaacttcATGAAGTAGTCAACTTTATTGacataaattaattgttaataaaGCTGATAAATATTTTGCATCAATAATGATAACATGATAActcaaaaaaatgttttcataaACTATCAtggaaaaattattgaaataagcTGAAAAATAGCTTGTGAATACGTGTAGGCTCTTCTTATAAGTCCCCCCAAACAATTGCGTGAGTGTTTACGTCATTAGGTAAATCTTAAAAACTTTAACTTCTTCTAAACAATTACATGAACAGTTTTGTGTCTTTACAGGACATAAAACAATTTACATTAATTAGCTCCAATTCTAATCGTCAGACCTGGAGCCAGCATCCATATATATATGACCCTTGATACATCTTTTACCGGTGGTAAGTGATTAGTTTAATGCAATCAAACAAATCAGGATGAAATTCAGCACATATATGCCGAAAAGATTTGGttaattattttccaaaatataaaaaattgacaaacaTGTATATCCCATTGAATTTGAATAGAACGAGACAATTTAACATTAACTCTCCTACAGTTTTCTTGACCAATCAGCTCTCATCAGTCCTCAGCTACAATTACAATTATAATTGGCCAATTGATTTGGAAAATGGAATGATCactccttttaattttatataatcagTCGTGTCATATTTTGTGTGTATGATGATTCCACCTTCTATGCAACGCTCTGTGCGTGGTTGTCTTcaactaaaaaatgaacaacagaAAATGTAGAAAGTAAATAATACTACATCGTAAGTCAAACATAACAGCAGAGAAAAATCGTAGCAGACTTTTCGAAATttctaattaatgaaaaaattgaactaaCGGGAACCACGTATGGAACGCTATTCTTATGGCAAGGCCGACATCATGCGACAAGTGACAACCAATCAAACGTAAAAAAAGTGGTCCTGTTCTAAGATTCCTAGCAGGCTTTCCATGCCGCCCCTTGTTATGCCAACACCAATTACCCCACGTTTTGAGTAAGTTTATtagtattaaattttgttatatatgttCAGTCAAGCACGTTTCTGTCACTGTTATGATGACCAATAATGCCTTAATCTCATGACTCGTGACAATGCCTTCATGAGATAAGGGCTGCATTCAAGTGTTTCGAACACTCATAGTATCGATTTTGAAAAGAACCAATTTTGGATGAGCATCAAATGTTAATCACGTTTGGGCTCTTGGCCGTTCTTGTTTGTTTGAACTCTAGTGTACTGGATACAATGTCTTTGAAACTCGTTTAGACGAAAGACATCTCTGTTGGTTTgaatttaaacaaacaaaaacgtaagagagaaggaaaaaatgatAGAGAAGAAAGTTAGTTTAATTTAGAATTGCTTATAcacttttttattgaatgatttGGAATTGTTGactcactttttttattgaataagtttcatatttaaatacatttaaataactaaataaaaaaatcatattccaTTATAGGAGTAGCAATTTGAGAAGCTAAATTCAACATCTCAATGTATAATTTGGAACAATTGAGTTAATTTGGAACAAGTAGCACATCATGTTccattattttaagaataaaaaactatTATGCATACTTAtaattcaaaatcagaataaaaaactaattaaaatttaaaactaacttattcattattattagtGCAATAACAAATTCTTATCAATtgacaaattcaaattaaatcacATTTAAGACATGGAAACTATACCAATAACTTATCACAATTATACATGACAAAAATTGCATTCGTAACATGAAACCAGCACTATAagaatcaaagaaaataaagattatATTAGATATGATTTAATTCTCCGCGTACTTTTCATATTAATAAAGAGAAgtggaaaaatataatttgttcatTTTGAGTGAACTGAGataaaaggaagagagaaagaaagcaaaaagtaaataaaagaaCAAGAAATAAACAATGTAATATAACGAAAAGAAGGaaatataaagaagaaaatgaaagagaaaataaatatgtgattaaaagtacttgagagaaaaaagaagaaattttaaGTGTGGAAAAATTTCTCTTTCCATTTTTATCtccatttattttaacttttttaaagtaacacatttttttactcACTCTACAAGTAGAAAgaaatttcttaatttctatTTATTCAGACAATAATACCTTTCTACTTATTTATTTCTCTAATTTCTTTTATCGGCCAGAGAGTTtaagtaattttgtttttaagcgTTTTTTTAATCAGTAGACCAAAACCAATTTTAGAATAACAAGTTTTAGTTTATAACCGTATGATTTTGGAACCAAATAATACCAAAGCTAACAGTTTAGCTCTCACCCACTTCGCTTGGATTGATAGATGGAAGAGAATACATAACACACTGGCAAAGAATAGAAATTAAGAAGAGTCCAAGACAATTCAAAGGTAAATGTTGAAATCACTGCAGCAACACCACATCCTACATTGGCAATTGAAAAACAGAAAGAACGTGACATAACACTCATTTTCTATCCATATATGTGGAGACTTTTATTGATGTCTGTGTGGGAAATTGAGTGATTAATTTGGAATACAATTCATTTAAGTCTGTTCTTTGACTGAGAACGATTGAATGTAGCTCTAGGCATAGCATAAGCTTGTAACGTCAATTTCATAGCTTTGTGTCGTTTTGTCAAGAAATAAAGGTAAGATGCCAAGCAATGAACCTATTCACCTTTCAATGTTTCCTGTGGCAATGACTATGGAAGGTGTCGTATGGAATTTAGAGCATGATTAAAGAAAAGTATTAAAGTGTATAGTATTCACTTTGACTTCATCTAATTATTCTCACCTCCAAAATGGGATACAGACATACAGTATATAGTAATAGTATATTATACCCTATGCATCTTGCGTAGGCCAATTTGCTTTGAAACTCTAGTTTCTCCCTTGACCCCATTTAAGTCATATGAGTGCATATATAGGCatagtttaattttatagtttcagTGAGTGAGAATAGCCATGTCTACTTCAAAGAGCGTCAGCAGTTCTAGTGAAGATGACAATGAACTTAGAAGAGGGCCTTGGACTCTGGAAGAGGATAACTTGCTCtcccaatatatttttaatcatggGGAAGGGCGATGGAATTTGCTGGCTAAACGTTCAGGTAACACAACAAGTTAAATACATAAATGAAAGGCcctgcaattttattttattttattctgatTAATTTCCTTTCCATTTTATGAATCAGGATTAAAGAGAACTGGGAAAAGTTGCAGATTAAGGTGGCTAAATTATCTAAAGCCAGATGTAAAACGGGGAAATTTAACCCCACAAGAGCAACTTATAATTCTTGAACTCCACTCAAAGTGGGGAAACAGGTGCTTATCTTGTGCATTTGATTCTTGAGCTCCACAGGTTTTATCGTGATTCTTGGTATTGTGAGAAATTGTAGACAAATGCGGCCAATGCAGCCGCAAAACGGTCACAAGGACTCTCAAAACCTTGAGGCCGCGGCCGAAATCgtgattttttaaaacctgCCTCTTCAAAATGCTGGTAGAAGCAATGATTCAAATCTTGCCACTATCAACAAACATGATTTCCATTCCAAAATATTATCTTCTCTCtggattttcatttctttctttaatgACTATAGGTGGTCAAAAATTGCACAACATTTGCCAGGCAGAACAGACAATGAAATCAAGAACTATTGGAGAACTAGGATTCAGAAACAAGCAAGACATTTGAAAATTTACACTGACAGCAGAGAGTTTCAAGAACTTGTTAGGCGTTTCTGGATGCCTAGATTGCTTCAGAAAGCAAAAGAATCATCTTCTTCAAACATGTCAATTCAAAACCAGGCAATTCCTATGCCTTTTGATTATGTTTCTCAGCATTTAACTGTTGGGACCATACCTCCTTGGCAGGGACCTTGTATGAATGAAGCTGGTCCCACTTACATGGACCAACATGAGCAGAACTCAGACTCGGAACACAACAATGGTTCATGCATCTCCTTGTCTGAGTCAGCAAATATTCCAAAAGTGCCTCAGCATTTTGGACACACCACCATCACCCAATTTCATGCCTTGAATACCAATGACTTTGGCACCTTCACATATGAAGGTTATAATGTAAACAACAATGTCTATGAGATGGACAACTTCAAAACGACTACTACATGGGTGGCTGAGGATGCGCAATACCCAATTGGTGATTGTCAAATGGTAGGAAGCAATTGGGTAAACAACGATTTTGCATGTAACATGTGGAACATGGATGAACTGTGGCAGTTTAGCAAGttacaaaaataagattttagggttttgttttttttggaaTAACCAAAAGTCCAAAACTCTTTCTTTGATGAcgttattattgttatcatgAACTGTGGATTAGCTACCGAATTAATTAATACAGATGGCGATTGTTTTCTGTACATCTGTCTTGTATTACTCTGTTCAGATAAGTACTTTTGTAATTTGTATTGATTGAGAAAAGTCATTAATTAGTCACTAGTACAAAACACAAACAGTTGGAAATTGAGTGCTAATAAAGAATTCGTAAATATATAGAAGTAAACACTTTTAGAAACTTTGGTGCATTTGTAGGGGAAATCGGAATGCCGAATGCAGCCACTATGATATCTAAATGAAGAGGGCCCGTGATTGAATGAGGATGCAATTGAAGCCAATAAAGATAGTTCGTTTTTCAGTAATTGGACTTGTTGCGAGTGAGTTATGTTATAAGATACGTTTAGTGGTTGAGGAACAAGTCTTGGGATGAAAATGGATCCACTAGAACtcgatttgataaaaaaatgtttcagctcaaaatttgtCTGAAATGTAATATGAACAGTTGTTTTTAGCTCAAGCTCAACtgaattcaaacaaaaaaaataatcctatTCAACTCCACAACTCAActctatttaaattataattattttatatatttttatttatttattttacgcaaaaataaagtcaataagaaattaattaaaaaatttatttaaatcaatttaatataaaatatattatatagtatttatatatatgtatatattaaatttataattatggtacatatttttatttattcatttcttacaaaaaaaagtgtatatatatatatatatatattaaattaactaaaaaattatagaaattcagtaaaaaaaaatactcaatatAGGAATTCAATAATATAGTATATTTGATATATACATAAATTGATAGATAGATCTATCgatctaaatataataaatagataaatttttatattaaactaGTTCATGAATTAATCAAATCAAACTATATGTAATTCAACTCGTGTATGTATCATACTCAACTTTAAACTCAAATTCAACTTATTTAAttcatcaatcaaattcaaCATTGAACTATGTCCaaattaattcaattcattGTTTATCCTAAAAAGAAACATGACATCACACTTCAATTCAATTTTACGAAGTTTTAACTTAGCTCATTATAGTAAAATAAGCTTAATTACCAAATATCATAATTTCGTCATCCTAACCACACttattgaaagaaataaagcTTTGTCGTTGTTGAAAGCTTAATTACCAAATGCTTAATTTCGTTAAACAAGTACGTTAGCTAGTAAATAGATTAAAGTTAGCTTATTTGACACGAAATCCACTGTAATATAGATCTGACTAATTGTCCATGTTGTCTGTAATGAATAACAGAAACACAAAACCTAGTCATTCTAAACACTGAAATGACTAACAATAGCATAATTATCACCAAGGCGTACAAACGCATGACCAAATTAAATGTCAATACAGGAAATGCTAATGCAAATTATTTGGCAGCCTCAAATCAATCCCCGTGGATAGTATAACGTTCCCATTTCTTCGTTGGATCATATATCTGCAATAGAAGGAGAAAAAATGGCAGAATCAGAAGCTAAGCAGGAAAATGCAACACATCTTATGCACTCTAATCTGACAGACTTATAATAAATAGCCAGTTCAGACTATCCTATCTAATAGAGATTTATTAAATATCACTACAAATGCAGCCAAGAGGAGGACAAAAGAGTGAAAAGTCCAATTCATGCACTATCCACACAcatgggagagagagagagagagtacctCCCATCTTGAAGCAGGAAATATATGCTTGTTCTTTTCATACCAATGCCTTTCTACAACCTTCCCAGCATGAGACTGTTGGTTGAGACAAGATCACCAGAGTAAGATAATTAAGCAAAAACCCATAAGTTTACTAGAAAAGACAATATGCACACTTGTTTTCGTTATCTTGAACATGTAGATTTTGAAAATAGTAGTAGACTAGCAGTAATAATTAGGAAGAAAGTATACCTCATCCTTCTCTATAGTGGCATCAGCAATTGTTCGTACATCCTCATGCACATCAAAATGAAAAAGCTGTACAGATAGAAAAACAAGTAACTTTAACACtgcaaaattaatcaaaatttaataggGGACACTTTCAAGTTTATAATGGCATGCAAATGTTATTTAGGGATGAGATGCTTCAGAGTTCAGATGATATGCAATTTTGAAGCAGCAATTATATAAACACTACAACATTGAAGCATCATCATAAGAAAAAAACCAGCAATTATCACAAGAGGAATTCCAACTGGTCATGAGAACTGACTGTTGTTATCTAAGCCATCACAGTTAAGTTCATTGCAGAAGATcggaaatgaaaaattattattcattgtTTTCCAACTTAGTATCTCTATaccatttaaaaaaaggaaataaatttgtgaaaaaaagaGAGGCATGCTTAAACCTGACATTTAATTAGCCATCAGTAAGGATTACAAGGCAACACAGAGAACCATGCAACTTAAAAATTGGATGTTGGAACTAAAATCAGTACAGCATCCCCTCCCTCCTCCCAGggttaaaaaacttaaatcacTGACAGAACAAAACAACTTGGTTTATTAATTAAGTAAGCATTTGTGGAACAAAACTTCGCTCAGTGTTGTATCTTCTTCCATCTTATTACATTTGTCACTCTTGTattatttttgcttattttCTGACTTCTTTCTTCCAAGTATCCATATAGTTTTGAATGTGATCTTCCTTgttctaataaataaatcgatCCTATAAGCAGAATGTTAAAACTGTAATACTACAACTGTCATTTTCTGTCAATAAAAAGAAACCATTTACACAGGAAAATTTTCTCACAGGAGCCAAAAAGAACAAACACATTAATTGGGACAGGGGAAcagttttttggaaaaataaagtaCACATGAGTAATCAGTTGCAGAAAATTTTGGCGGGGCCTAAATCCTAATTATGCTTTGCCCCTGACCATTAAGAAATTGATTATGTTATTAACAACAAAAGATGCACCTTCCAACAGAGAATaacgtaaaataaaaaaataaacataccgGTCCACTTTTGCCTCTAGCTTTGTTCACAATTAGCTCATAGAAGCTATGTTGCTGTAATACACATGGAAACAGGTAAATAAGTTAGCAGATATCCtttggttaaaataatgttaacatAGCTTATACACACACAAACAAGATAGCAAGTTGCACACAGAGTTTCTGAAATTAAAAGCTAATACATGAGGAATGATAAGGTCTTCTTTCACGTATAACAAATTTTCTACTGATGTTGTTCGAATCTCTCGGAATTCAGGAGCAAGTTGCTGTTGAACTGCTCGAAGAAACTCTCCTATGCTGTCACCCTTGCGTACCTGaatcatattataaaattattcagaCACCAAGACATAATATCATATAGTAAAGGCATGTTCAGGAAATTGATAAGTTGAAGCATATGTCCTTTACTTGCCTGGATCACACGCCTGTGGCCAGTTCCATCCCAATAGCTGTATGTGATTTCAAGAGGCTCATCTGATGCCCAGAAATAACTTAATCAGTCATAAACTTTATATGGTTACAAGAGTTTTTAGCATCAGCTAATATATGCCTAAGGGTCAAATAAGACACCACTAATATAATCATATTGCATTAGCTATACTTCTTAAcccttttgttgtttcaaaaagAGTTTAAGAGACAgtgaaaagtaatataaaagagGGAGCAGACTGACTTCGAATTTGCTCCTGCTCACGAAGCCACTGTTTGCGCAGCCTTTCACGCTCAGCTTGCTCCTCAGCCTCTCGCTCACTGAACAAGAATCCTCAGCACTCCTATGCCCGAAGGTTAGGGCAACAGCCAATaaagaaaggaagagaaaaggaaaaagaagagatGCCACACACACCTGTCAGGTAGAAAGCTAGTTTCAACAGTAGGGTCTTTGCCAAGCTTACCACACCGTAATCTATTTGCCTCCAGATTATCTGCTAGAAGCATAACAAAGTTTTCTAAAAAGCATTGATCAATGAACATTCACAAATCTCTATTTAAACAGCTTGGCAACATGGCACTACATtgataaaatgaagaaaaactcTAATTAGGAACAGCAAGCATTACCCTTACTGTGATGTGGTTCGTCCTCTTGGGGTTCATTGTCAATATCCTCAGCAAAGGACAATCGAGAATTGCCCCTGATCTTCCTCTTTTTCCGCTTTTGTAATTGAAGCTCCTCCTCTCTGTTTGGAGAGGGAGAATAGTAAGTAACaaattatgaaaaagaagaaggagtgGGGAGAAGACGTACTCTTGTTGTTGCTTCTGAAGtttctccttctcttcttcctcaATTTTGCTCTGAATATTAACCCTCTACAATCAAcgcatacaaaaattaaatcagCAACGTCACAAATTAGGGATTGAAAAGACAAGAGAAGAGAATAGAAGAGAGGAGAGGGAAGGTACCTTTTCTACATACTGCTCTCTAGTGACCAAACCCACAGTTTCCTTCTTAAAGGCAGTCTCTAGAATCTGAAACATACAAAGATACATAAGAAGTTATTAAAGATGATTGGGAAATGGAAGggtaaaagaagagaaaacctACCTCGGAAGTGCTGGAACCGAATTGGAGAAGACCGGGTTGGTCCTTGGCGGAGGCAGACTTGGTTTTCAGCTCTTGGATTTTGCGACGCTCCGCTTCTCTCTGCTTCTCCAACCGTCGAATCCTCACCGCGTCTTGGGCGGTGCCCACGTACCCATCTCCCATACCCGacatcttcttccttcttcgCTCTTCAACGCGCAACACAGCTTTGTGGTCTTATGTTATGTTATGCCTCTCGCTCTCCACTCACTACTGCTATGGCCTTCCATTTCACATTTCGGCCCATTATACTACCAAAAGCCCCACACCAACccaaattacttttaatttttattcaaagttatagtaaaatatatagtaattgaaacttaaaaatataattaaaattgataaaaaaaaatataaaactaaaaatgctCCCAAGTATATTTTTAtcagtaaaataaatataaaaaaatataatataaacatttttggttttacatttattattttttcggCAAAAATGGGGAACTAGCCCCACATCAAAGATTTATTAAAAACACCAAGAAAATCCAAAACAGTTAACATCTCCTATATAAAGAAAACTAGGTAATTGAGTAGATAATTGAAAACTACAGTGCATGAATAAAGCGGGTTTTGCAAGTACATTCACTACTTGGTTGGCCTCTCGTAGAGTGTGGCCGAACTTGTTAATTTCTAACACTGGTGCATCGCAAAGGTGGGCACCATGACAAGACTCCCAAATGAGTTGCAATGCAACAAGGGAATTAGATTCCACTTCAATGTTGCAAAATTCGTGTTGATGGGAAATCCTTAGACTGGGACGGATAGCCCAAAACTCTACCAAATTGGTAGAGTACGATCCTAAACACCAGTGACCTATGCACCCCCCTTTCATAacaattagtgtttttttagttttttactcCTAATACAACATAGGGCATAAATTGTTTTATACACTTTTCACCCACATATTCAATGCATGAGGAACCATTATTTTACCCATCAAATTAATGCTATAACACCTGttatcctttttatatattacatcGTTTCTTGCTACCACAATGCCTCGTTCACAGGCGAGAGAGTAATTGTTCATAATATTTGGATGGAAGGGAGATAAAGGGTGGAATtatttaagtaaatttaataacaactaaataaaataaaaaggagaggTACATCTAATAATTAAGGAGATGTGTTTAACAACTATCATTTTCAAAACTCCAACCCGGACTTTACCAGATTAGTGGGCATGCTCACTCCCAGTCTATGTTATGAAATCATATGCTTTATGGGACAtttgtttcatgattttttaattttattttggggaaTGTTATTCTCAATAATATTAAACGAGAATAACATTCTTggacattttaacaaaaatacatttatttaattattaaaattggtcggaaatcttttttatattctcaggactattttaaattttttgtttggttcATGTTATTTTTTCCTAAGAATATATGTTATATgactaaaatatcatttttatattaaataacttATTCTATACATCTACACAACAACAAGAAACAAGGCTAAACATTGCAGTTTGCCAATTGGAGtaagaattttcaatttttcctgataaattacttaatcacatcttattattaatttttttaatatacaccAAAATATCCCCTTCGGTGTGAAGAGCAAGCAACACAAAAAGGACACCGTACAACCAAACTTTAACCACacccaaataaataaaattgataaattatattcatatcaataattaaatttcaaaaacatcTATAACATATttgtcttttgttttcaaattcacaaaCATTTGTTATCAAAATTGAATTATAGAATCTGAAATATGAACTAATACATAAGTATTGATATTGaggatataataaaaaatttacataaaaattcCACCCTGATAAAAATTCATATTCTCATTCTCTTGTCATGAGAATAATCTCAATACATAATCATCATAAAGCTCACATGTCACTCTCTTAGTAATAAAAGATACttgaaaacattatttattacctttaaaaaaatgtaagaatatACATTCAATCTCCATATTTTTGAGAATCCTAACCGATTTGGTGAAACAAAAGTCttcttatacaatttttttttgttattcaagTTATCATTTAATTTGTTCAAATGCTAAATAGGAATCATCTCTAAAtctatttttctcatttaaatgtaaatatatattttattaatgaaaatagaattgttttttagtctttataataatcttattcgtcatatttaacaaaaaaaaatgacgaGATTTTAATATTTACCGAGAAATTAACTATACTATACTATTGAACGGGCTTTGGGGATGGTGATACTGATATTGAGGCCCAGTCCACCGAGTCTATATGGGTTAGGGTTACAGCATAAACCCTCATATTTAAGCAAATCCGAGACACTCAGTAGTCAGATCTGCTGCTTCTCATTGTTGAAAAGAAACCCTAGCAAGTGGAGCAATGGTGAGTTTTCCTTCTCCGATGACATTG contains:
- the MYB184 gene encoding MYB transcription factor MYB184 → MSTSKSVSSSSEDDNELRRGPWTLEEDNLLSQYIFNHGEGRWNLLAKRSGLKRTGKSCRLRWLNYLKPDVKRGNLTPQEQLIILELHSKWGNRWSKIAQHLPGRTDNEIKNYWRTRIQKQARHLKIYTDSREFQELVRRFWMPRLLQKAKESSSSNMSIQNQAIPMPFDYVSQHLTVGTIPPWQGPCMNEAGPTYMDQHEQNSDSEHNNGSCISLSESANIPKVPQHFGHTTITQFHALNTNDFGTFTYEGYNVNNNVYEMDNFKTTTTWVAEDAQYPIGDCQMVGSNWVNNDFACNMWNMDELWQFSKLQK
- the LOC100814574 gene encoding protein XAP5 CIRCADIAN TIMEKEEPER-like, translating into MSGMGDGYVGTAQDAVRIRRLEKQREAERRKIQELKTKSASAKDQPGLLQFGSSTSEILETAFKKETVGLVTREQYVEKRVNIQSKIEEEEKEKLQKQQQEEEELQLQKRKKRKIRGNSRLSFAEDIDNEPQEDEPHHSKDNLEANRLRCGKLGKDPTVETSFLPDSEREAEEQAERERLRKQWLREQEQIRNEPLEITYSYWDGTGHRRVIQVRKGDSIGEFLRAVQQQLAPEFREIRTTSVENLLYVKEDLIIPHQHSFYELIVNKARGKSGPLFHFDVHEDVRTIADATIEKDESHAGKVVERHWYEKNKHIFPASRWEIYDPTKKWERYTIHGD
- the LOC100814574 gene encoding protein XAP5 CIRCADIAN TIMEKEEPER-like isoform X1, giving the protein MSGMGDGYVGTAQDAVRIRRLEKQREAERRKIQELKTKSASAKDQPGLLQFGSSTSEILETAFKKETVGLVTREQYVEKRVNIQSKIEEEEKEKLQKQQQEEEELQLQKRKKRKIRGNSRLSFAEDIDNEPQEDEPHHNNLEANRLRCGKLGKDPTVETSFLPDSEREAEEQAERERLRKQWLREQEQIRNEPLEITYSYWDGTGHRRVIQVRKGDSIGEFLRAVQQQLAPEFREIRTTSVENLLYVKEDLIIPHQHSFYELIVNKARGKSGPLFHFDVHEDVRTIADATIEKDESHAGKVVERHWYEKNKHIFPASRWEIYDPTKKWERYTIHGD